In one Sphingomonas sp. S1-29 genomic region, the following are encoded:
- the nuoN gene encoding NADH-quinone oxidoreductase subunit NuoN, which translates to MSYASQLLLILPELVLTIGALVLMLVAAWGGQASTRAVSWASVAVLLGAGISLLGPASSGGEVFDGLYRADAFGTFAKVLIYIASAAAIVIAPRFFQQTSGDDLRPEYPVLILLSAVGMGMMVSAGDLLSLYVGLELQSLAAYVLASFMRRDQRSAEAGLKYFILGALASGILLYGISLVYGFSGTTIYADIAAAYAACTSTGLLFGLVFVFAGLAFKIAAVPFHMWTPDVYEGAPTPVTISFATAQKVAAVALAVRVATEAMGPALLEWRQIVIFASLASIIFGAVAAIGQTNIKRLLAYSSINNVGFALIGLAAGTEQGVASVLVYMTIYVAMTLGSFVIVLQMRDDDGVPVETLSSLSGMSQTRPGLALALAMFMFSLAGIPPLFGFYAKFAVFDAAVSAGLFPLAVIGIAASVIGAYYYLRVIKTMYFDAPAPAFPRSGSVVENGIIAVTAAFISPLGYFAIPLLGGWSVLAARALF; encoded by the coding sequence ATGTCCTACGCTAGCCAATTGCTGCTGATCCTTCCCGAACTGGTACTGACGATCGGCGCGCTCGTGCTGATGCTCGTCGCCGCCTGGGGCGGGCAGGCATCGACCCGTGCGGTGAGCTGGGCGTCGGTTGCGGTGCTGCTGGGCGCCGGCATTTCGCTGCTCGGCCCGGCGTCGAGCGGCGGCGAGGTGTTCGACGGCTTGTACCGCGCCGATGCGTTCGGCACCTTTGCCAAGGTGCTGATCTATATCGCATCGGCAGCGGCGATCGTGATCGCGCCGCGCTTCTTCCAGCAGACCTCGGGCGACGATCTGCGCCCCGAATATCCGGTGTTGATCCTGCTGAGCGCGGTGGGCATGGGGATGATGGTGTCGGCAGGCGACCTGCTGAGCCTGTACGTCGGGCTCGAACTCCAGAGCCTTGCCGCCTATGTGCTCGCCAGCTTCATGCGGCGCGACCAGCGGTCGGCCGAAGCCGGCCTCAAATATTTCATCCTCGGCGCGCTCGCCAGCGGCATCCTGCTCTACGGCATCAGCCTGGTGTACGGCTTCAGCGGCACGACGATCTATGCCGACATCGCGGCGGCCTATGCCGCGTGTACGTCGACCGGCTTGCTGTTCGGGCTGGTGTTCGTATTTGCCGGCCTCGCCTTCAAGATCGCCGCGGTGCCGTTCCACATGTGGACCCCCGATGTGTACGAGGGTGCGCCGACCCCGGTAACGATCAGCTTCGCCACCGCGCAGAAGGTCGCCGCGGTCGCGCTTGCGGTTCGCGTCGCTACCGAGGCGATGGGACCGGCGTTGCTCGAATGGCGCCAGATCGTGATCTTCGCATCGCTCGCGTCGATCATCTTCGGTGCAGTCGCGGCGATCGGCCAGACCAACATCAAGCGGCTGCTCGCCTATTCGTCGATCAACAATGTCGGCTTCGCGCTGATCGGGCTGGCCGCAGGCACCGAACAGGGCGTGGCGAGCGTGCTGGTCTATATGACGATCTATGTCGCGATGACGCTGGGCAGCTTCGTGATCGTGCTGCAGATGCGCGACGATGACGGCGTGCCGGTCGAGACGCTGAGCAGCCTGTCGGGCATGTCGCAGACGCGGCCCGGCCTCGCGCTGGCCCTGGCGATGTTCATGTTCAGCCTTGCGGGTATCCCGCCGCTGTTCGGCTTCTACGCCAAGTTCGCGGTGTTCGACGCTGCGGTTTCGGCGGGGCTGTTCCCGCTGGCGGTGATCGGCATCGCCGCATCGGTGATCGGCGCCTATTATTATCTGCGTGTCATCAAGACGATGTATTTCGACGCGCCGGCGCCTGCGTTCCCGCGCAGCGGCAGCGTGGTCGAGAACGGCATCATCGCGGTGACCGCGGCGTTCATCTCGCCGCTCGGCTATTTCGCGATTCCGCTGTTAGGTGGCTGGAGCGTCCTGGCGGCACGAGCCCTGTTCTGA
- a CDS encoding NADH-quinone oxidoreductase subunit M, whose amino-acid sequence MEGFPILSVMLAVPVLAAIACLFVDAKTARLTALIATLIDFVLGCVLWANFDIGGAAAQWQFVEYAPLFGRFAWALGIDGFALMLIMLSVFLMPICIGASWTAVTNRVPEYMAAFLLVEVLMIGTFAAQDLFLFYIFFEGGLIPMYLIIGIWGGANRIYASYKFFLYTLLGSVLMFIAMLYMSVNAGTSYIPALMEYDFPAGVQTWLWLAFFASFAVKMPMWPVHTWLPDAHVQAPTAGSVILAGVLLKLGGYGFLRFSLPMFPEASGELTWLVFGLSAVAVIYTSLVALVQSDMKKLIAYSSVAHMAIVTIGLFAFNQQGIEGAMIVMLSHGLVSAALFLCVGVIYDRLHTREIGRYGGLANNMPRYAIFFLLFTMASIGLPGTSGFVGEFLSLAGTYQVSTTIALLCTTGIILGAAYMLYLYRRVVWGELTKDDVRAMPDLSGREIALLAPIAAVVLWMGVYPEPFLAPMRADVTTLLARLDRAAPPSDSRPTPGTPEARAAIAEREAEAGAYAHSAGAEGGEH is encoded by the coding sequence ATGGAAGGCTTCCCCATTCTTTCGGTAATGCTCGCCGTTCCCGTGCTCGCGGCGATCGCGTGCCTGTTCGTCGATGCCAAGACCGCGCGGCTGACCGCGCTAATCGCGACGCTGATCGACTTCGTGCTGGGCTGCGTGCTCTGGGCTAATTTCGACATCGGCGGCGCCGCGGCGCAGTGGCAGTTCGTCGAATATGCCCCGTTGTTCGGGCGCTTCGCCTGGGCACTTGGGATCGACGGCTTCGCGCTGATGCTGATCATGCTTAGCGTGTTCCTGATGCCGATCTGCATCGGCGCCAGCTGGACCGCGGTCACGAACCGCGTGCCCGAATATATGGCGGCGTTCCTGTTGGTCGAAGTGCTGATGATCGGCACCTTCGCGGCGCAGGACCTGTTCCTGTTCTACATCTTCTTCGAAGGTGGCCTGATCCCGATGTATCTGATCATCGGCATCTGGGGCGGTGCGAACCGGATCTACGCCAGCTACAAATTCTTCCTCTACACGCTGCTCGGCTCGGTGCTGATGTTCATCGCGATGCTCTATATGAGCGTCAATGCGGGGACGTCGTACATCCCGGCGCTGATGGAATATGATTTCCCGGCGGGCGTGCAGACCTGGTTGTGGCTTGCCTTCTTCGCGTCGTTCGCGGTGAAGATGCCGATGTGGCCGGTGCATACCTGGCTGCCCGATGCGCACGTTCAGGCGCCCACCGCAGGGTCGGTGATCCTGGCGGGCGTGCTGCTCAAGCTTGGCGGCTATGGCTTCCTGCGCTTCAGCCTGCCGATGTTCCCCGAAGCATCGGGTGAGCTGACCTGGCTGGTCTTCGGGCTGTCGGCGGTCGCGGTGATCTACACCTCGCTGGTGGCGCTGGTGCAGTCCGACATGAAGAAGCTGATCGCCTATTCGTCGGTCGCGCATATGGCGATCGTCACGATCGGCCTGTTCGCGTTCAACCAGCAGGGGATCGAGGGCGCGATGATCGTCATGCTCTCGCATGGCCTGGTATCCGCGGCGCTGTTCCTGTGCGTCGGCGTGATCTACGATCGGCTGCACACCCGCGAGATCGGGCGCTATGGCGGGCTGGCGAACAACATGCCGCGCTACGCGATCTTCTTCCTGCTGTTCACGATGGCGTCGATCGGACTGCCCGGCACCTCGGGCTTCGTCGGCGAGTTCCTGAGCCTTGCCGGCACCTATCAGGTGTCGACGACGATCGCTTTGCTCTGCACCACCGGCATCATTCTGGGCGCGGCATATATGCTGTATCTGTACCGCCGCGTTGTGTGGGGTGAGCTGACCAAGGACGATGTCCGCGCGATGCCCGATCTGTCGGGGCGCGAGATCGCGCTGCTGGCGCCGATCGCAGCGGTGGTGCTGTGGATGGGTGTCTATCCCGAGCCGTTCCTCGCGCCGATGCGCGCCGATGTGACGACGTTGCTGGCGCGCCTCGATCGCGCTGCGCCGCCGAGCGATTCGCGTCCGACCCCCGGTACCCCCGAAGCCCGCGCGGCGATTGCCGAGCGTGAGGCCGAAGCGGGCGCCTATGCGCATTCGGCCGGTGCCGAAGGCGGAGAGCATTGA
- the nuoL gene encoding NADH-quinone oxidoreductase subunit L, protein MISIIVFLPLLAAIVAGLGNRAIGSVPAKLVTTGALFISCALSWPIFLSFVAGSAEATVTPVLLWMQSGEMSIDWSLRVDTLTAIMLVVITTVSALVHLYSWGYMDEDPDQPRFFAYLSLFTFAMLMLVTADNLVQMFFGWEGVGLASYLLIGFWYKKPSAQAAAIKAFVVNRVGDLGFMLGIFGTYLVFGTISTPEILAAAPEMAGSTIGFLGYRLDTMTILCLLLFIGAMGKSAQLGLHTWLPDAMEGPTPVSALIHAATMVTAGVFMVCRLSPMFETSPVALAVVTGVGAATCIFAATIGTVQTDIKRVIAYSTCSQLGYMFFAAGVGAYGAAMFHLFTHAFFKALLFLGAGSVIHAMHHEQDMRFYGGLRKSIPVTFWTMLAGTLAITGVGIYGIGGFAGFHSKDAILEAAWASGAEGQGAFWVGTLAALLTSFYSWRLMFLTFWGKPRWAASEHIQHALHDSHGHHEEPAHEDAGHAPDAHAPGAHEVKTGTGGYHPHESGMAMLIPLLVLTVGAVAAGFGFHHYFLEPEAGATFWKGSIFFDSTLAHNMHEVPLFVKLAATIVMVIGLVIAWLAYIRSPEFPAKFAETFRVLYGFLLNKWYFDELYDLLFVRPAFAIGRFFWKAGDEGTIDRFGPNGSAAVVSLSSRLAGRIQSGYVYSYAFVMLIGLTAAVTWAIAGQG, encoded by the coding sequence ATGATCTCGATCATCGTCTTCCTGCCGTTGCTCGCCGCGATCGTCGCGGGCCTTGGCAATCGCGCGATCGGCAGCGTGCCCGCCAAGCTCGTCACCACCGGCGCGCTGTTCATTTCGTGCGCGCTGTCGTGGCCGATCTTCCTGTCGTTCGTCGCCGGCAGCGCCGAGGCGACCGTCACGCCGGTGTTGCTGTGGATGCAGTCGGGCGAGATGAGCATCGACTGGTCGCTGCGCGTCGATACGCTCACCGCGATCATGCTGGTGGTCATCACCACCGTCTCGGCGCTCGTTCACCTGTATAGCTGGGGCTATATGGACGAGGATCCCGATCAGCCGCGCTTCTTCGCGTATCTGAGCCTGTTTACCTTCGCGATGCTGATGCTCGTGACCGCCGACAATCTGGTCCAGATGTTCTTCGGCTGGGAAGGCGTCGGCCTGGCGAGCTATCTGCTGATCGGCTTCTGGTACAAGAAGCCGTCGGCGCAGGCTGCCGCGATCAAGGCGTTCGTCGTCAACCGCGTCGGCGATCTTGGTTTCATGCTCGGTATCTTCGGCACCTATCTGGTGTTCGGCACGATCTCGACCCCCGAGATCCTCGCTGCCGCGCCCGAGATGGCGGGCTCGACGATCGGCTTCCTCGGCTATCGCCTCGATACGATGACGATCCTGTGCCTGCTGCTGTTCATCGGTGCGATGGGCAAGTCGGCGCAGCTCGGCCTGCACACCTGGTTGCCCGACGCGATGGAGGGGCCGACCCCGGTGTCGGCGCTGATCCATGCCGCGACGATGGTCACCGCTGGCGTGTTCATGGTCTGCCGCCTGTCGCCGATGTTCGAAACCTCGCCAGTGGCGCTGGCGGTCGTGACCGGCGTCGGGGCCGCGACCTGCATCTTCGCCGCGACGATCGGCACGGTGCAGACCGACATCAAGCGCGTGATCGCCTATTCGACCTGTTCGCAGCTCGGCTACATGTTCTTCGCCGCTGGCGTCGGCGCCTATGGCGCGGCGATGTTCCATCTGTTCACCCACGCCTTCTTCAAGGCGCTGCTGTTCCTGGGCGCGGGCTCGGTCATCCATGCGATGCACCATGAGCAGGACATGCGCTTCTATGGCGGCCTGCGGAAATCGATTCCGGTGACCTTCTGGACGATGCTGGCGGGAACGCTCGCGATCACCGGCGTCGGTATCTACGGCATCGGCGGCTTTGCCGGCTTCCATTCGAAGGACGCGATCCTCGAGGCCGCATGGGCTTCGGGTGCCGAAGGGCAGGGCGCATTCTGGGTCGGCACGCTGGCGGCATTGCTCACCAGCTTCTATTCGTGGCGCCTGATGTTCCTGACGTTCTGGGGCAAGCCGCGCTGGGCCGCGTCGGAGCATATCCAGCACGCGCTGCATGACTCGCACGGCCATCACGAAGAGCCTGCGCACGAGGATGCAGGCCATGCTCCCGACGCGCATGCGCCCGGCGCGCATGAGGTGAAGACCGGCACCGGCGGCTATCACCCGCACGAGAGCGGCATGGCGATGCTGATCCCGCTGCTGGTGCTGACGGTCGGCGCGGTGGCGGCAGGCTTCGGCTTCCACCATTATTTCCTCGAGCCCGAGGCGGGTGCGACCTTCTGGAAGGGATCGATCTTCTTCGATTCGACGCTGGCGCATAACATGCACGAAGTGCCGTTGTTCGTGAAACTGGCGGCGACGATCGTGATGGTCATCGGTCTGGTGATCGCGTGGCTGGCGTATATCCGCTCGCCCGAGTTCCCGGCGAAGTTCGCCGAAACCTTCCGCGTGCTCTACGGCTTCCTGCTCAACAAATGGTATTTCGACGAGCTGTACGACCTGTTGTTCGTACGTCCGGCCTTCGCCATCGGCCGCTTCTTCTGGAAGGCGGGTGACGAAGGCACGATCGATCGGTTCGGCCCCAACGGGTCGGCGGCGGTCGTGTCGCTTTCCAGCCGGCTCGCGGGCCGCATTCAATCGGGATATGTGTATTCCTATGCATTCGTCATGCTGATCGGGCTCACCGCCGCGGTCACCTGGGCCATTGCGGGGCAAGGCTGA
- the nuoK gene encoding NADH-quinone oxidoreductase subunit NuoK, translating to MIGLNHYLVVGAILFALGVMGIFLNRKNLIIILMAIELILLAVNLNLVAFSAYLGDLVGQVFAMFVLTVAAGEAAIGLAILVIYFRGRGSIAVDDANRMKG from the coding sequence GTGATCGGCCTCAACCATTATCTCGTCGTCGGGGCGATCCTGTTCGCGCTTGGCGTGATGGGGATTTTCCTCAACCGCAAGAACCTGATCATCATCCTGATGGCGATCGAGCTGATCCTGCTCGCGGTGAACCTGAACCTGGTCGCCTTCTCGGCGTATCTGGGCGATCTGGTGGGGCAGGTGTTCGCGATGTTCGTGCTGACCGTCGCTGCGGGCGAGGCAGCGATCGGGCTGGCGATCCTGGTGATCTATTTCCGTGGGCGCGGTTCGATCGCGGTCGACGATGCCAATCGGATGAAGGGGTGA
- a CDS encoding NADH-quinone oxidoreductase subunit J, translating into MIQAIAFYLFASIVVLSAALVITARNPVHSVLWLILAFFNAAGLMVLVGAEFIAMLLVVVYVGAVAVLFLFVVMMLDIDFAELRAGFVRYLPIGIALAVALAAEIMIGVGAWSVGGIELSTRIAPIDAAVPNIEAIGRLLYTRYLFVFEGAGLVLLVAMIGAIVLTHRERGGVRAQNISAQVNRRAKDAVRKVNQPVGTGVEL; encoded by the coding sequence TTGATCCAGGCAATCGCCTTTTATCTCTTCGCGAGCATCGTCGTGCTGTCGGCGGCGCTGGTGATCACCGCGCGCAACCCGGTGCATTCGGTGTTGTGGCTGATCCTGGCGTTCTTCAACGCCGCGGGGCTGATGGTGCTGGTCGGCGCGGAGTTCATCGCGATGCTGCTGGTGGTGGTATATGTCGGCGCGGTCGCGGTGCTGTTCCTGTTCGTCGTGATGATGCTCGACATCGACTTCGCCGAACTGCGCGCCGGGTTCGTGCGCTATCTGCCGATCGGCATCGCGCTGGCGGTGGCGCTGGCGGCCGAGATCATGATCGGCGTCGGCGCCTGGAGCGTCGGCGGGATCGAGCTATCGACGCGCATCGCGCCGATCGATGCCGCGGTGCCCAATATCGAGGCGATCGGCCGGCTGCTCTATACGCGCTACCTGTTCGTGTTCGAAGGGGCAGGGCTGGTGCTGCTGGTGGCGATGATCGGCGCGATCGTGCTGACGCATCGCGAACGCGGCGGGGTGCGTGCGCAGAACATCTCGGCGCAGGTCAACCGCCGCGCCAAGGATGCGGTGCGCAAGGTCAACCAGCCGGTCGGCACGGGGGTGGAATTGTGA
- the nuoI gene encoding NADH-quinone oxidoreductase subunit NuoI, producing the protein MSFAQVVRSFTLWEFLKAHALTLQYFFKPKATINYPYEKNPISPRFRGEHALRRYPNGEERCIACKLCEAVCPALAITIEAEPREDGSRRTTRYDIDMTKCIYCGLCAEACPVDAIVEGPNFEFSTETREELIYHKDKLLANGDRWERAIAANLAADAPYR; encoded by the coding sequence ATGAGTTTCGCCCAGGTCGTCCGCTCTTTCACGTTGTGGGAGTTTTTGAAGGCGCACGCGCTGACGCTTCAGTATTTCTTCAAGCCCAAGGCGACGATCAACTACCCGTACGAGAAGAACCCGATCAGCCCGCGCTTCCGGGGTGAGCATGCGCTTCGCCGGTATCCCAATGGCGAGGAACGCTGCATCGCGTGCAAGCTGTGCGAGGCGGTGTGCCCGGCGCTGGCAATCACGATCGAGGCCGAGCCACGCGAAGACGGCAGCCGCCGCACGACGCGCTACGATATCGACATGACCAAGTGCATCTATTGCGGCCTGTGCGCCGAGGCATGCCCGGTCGATGCGATCGTCGAGGGACCGAATTTCGAATTTTCGACCGAAACGCGCGAAGAGCTGATCTATCACAAGGACAAGCTGCTCGCGAACGGCGACCGCTGGGAACGCGCGATCGCCGCAAACCTTGCCGCCGACGCGCCGTACCGTTAA
- the nuoH gene encoding NADH-quinone oxidoreductase subunit NuoH, whose translation MTSFFQSLGLGYEGAWFTATIVGILVIALPLMLAVAMIIYADRKIWAAMALRKGPNVVGPFGLLQSFADGLKVFLQETIIPTSANKGLFLLAPIITFTVALIVWAVVPFQAGVVLADINVGLLYILAASSLGVYGVIISGWASNSKYPFYSALRAAAQMVSYEVAIGFVLVSVVLWAGTFNLSGIVEAQRGTIFGFINGFGFNPLLFPMAVVFLISSLAETARAPFDLTEAESELVAGYQTEYSSMAFALFWLGEYANVILMCTLNALLFWGGYLPPFDWAPLYLVPGIIWLFAKILFFFFVFSWIKATVPRYRYDQLMRLGWKVFLPLSLFFVFLVSGFLMLTRYGVSA comes from the coding sequence ATGACCAGTTTCTTCCAGTCGCTCGGCCTTGGCTATGAGGGCGCGTGGTTTACCGCGACGATCGTCGGCATCTTGGTGATCGCATTGCCGCTGATGCTGGCGGTGGCGATGATCATCTATGCCGATCGCAAGATCTGGGCGGCGATGGCGCTGCGCAAGGGACCCAACGTCGTGGGGCCCTTCGGGCTGCTCCAGTCGTTCGCCGATGGTCTGAAGGTGTTCCTACAGGAAACCATCATCCCGACCAGCGCCAACAAGGGGCTGTTCCTGCTCGCGCCGATCATCACCTTCACCGTGGCGCTGATCGTGTGGGCGGTGGTGCCGTTTCAGGCGGGCGTGGTGCTGGCCGACATCAATGTCGGGCTGCTCTACATTCTCGCGGCGTCGTCGCTGGGCGTTTACGGGGTGATCATCTCGGGTTGGGCGTCGAATTCGAAATATCCGTTTTATTCGGCGCTGCGGGCGGCGGCGCAGATGGTGAGCTACGAAGTCGCGATCGGTTTCGTGCTGGTGTCGGTGGTGCTGTGGGCGGGGACGTTCAACCTGTCGGGCATCGTTGAGGCGCAGCGCGGCACGATCTTCGGCTTCATCAATGGCTTCGGCTTCAACCCGTTGCTGTTCCCGATGGCGGTGGTGTTCCTGATCTCGTCGCTGGCCGAGACCGCGCGCGCGCCGTTCGACCTTACCGAGGCCGAGAGCGAGCTCGTCGCGGGCTACCAGACCGAATATTCGTCGATGGCGTTCGCGCTGTTCTGGTTGGGTGAATACGCCAACGTCATCCTGATGTGCACGCTCAACGCGCTGCTTTTCTGGGGTGGCTATCTGCCGCCGTTCGATTGGGCGCCGCTGTATCTGGTGCCAGGAATCATCTGGCTGTTCGCCAAGATCCTGTTCTTCTTCTTCGTCTTCTCGTGGATCAAGGCGACGGTGCCGCGCTATCGCTACGACCAGCTGATGCGGCTGGGTTGGAAGGTGTTCCTGCCGCTCAGCCTGTTTTTCGTTTTCCTCGTGTCGGGCTTCCTGATGCTGACGCGCTATGGAGTTTCGGCATGA
- a CDS encoding clan AA aspartic protease, producing the protein MIHADIELANAREDDLLPMTVSALVDSGALHLCIPQHVATQLRLPVLDRREVTIADGKAHMVDYVGPVRIAFENRQCLVGALVLGNQTLLGAIPMEDMDVVIHPSRQALTVNPNSPNIAVSLAMGMRTEHPE; encoded by the coding sequence TTGATCCACGCCGATATCGAGTTGGCCAACGCGCGCGAGGACGATCTGCTGCCGATGACCGTCAGCGCGCTGGTGGACAGCGGCGCGCTGCACCTCTGCATCCCGCAGCACGTGGCGACCCAGCTGCGCCTGCCGGTGCTCGATCGGCGCGAAGTCACGATCGCCGATGGCAAGGCGCATATGGTCGACTATGTCGGGCCGGTGCGTATCGCGTTCGAGAATCGCCAATGTCTGGTAGGCGCGCTGGTGCTGGGTAACCAAACGCTGCTGGGCGCGATTCCGATGGAAGACATGGACGTGGTAATTCACCCATCGCGTCAGGCGCTTACCGTCAATCCTAACAGTCCGAACATCGCCGTATCGCTCGCAATGGGCATGCGGACGGAGCATCCCGAATGA
- the nuoG gene encoding NADH-quinone oxidoreductase subunit NuoG, with amino-acid sequence MPKLKVDGIEVEVPQGATVLQACEAAGKEIPRFCYHERLSIAGNCRMCLVEVKPGPPKPQASCALPAADNQEIRTDSAMVKAAREGVMEFLLINHPLDCPICDQGGECDLQDQTMAYGRGHSRYTEHKRAVTEKYMGPIVKTVMTRCIQCTRCVRFAEEVAGVEEIGAIYRGENMQITSYLEKAVTSELSGNVVDLCPVGALTSKPYQFEARPWELKKTLAIDVMDAVGTNIRLDSRGRQVLRALPRINEDVNEEWAHDKTRHAVDGLVRRRLDKPYVRRDGKLVAVSWDEAFAAIAQVAAGAGSSVAAIAGDLVDCETMFAAKKLVEGFGSSLLEGRQTGMAYDVTSLGAVAFNTTIAGIEDADAILLVGSDLRHEAPLVNTRIRKAIKRGAKVFAIGPQVDLTYRATWLGDDLSLLGNLPEAVTQAFGDAARPAVIVGPGALKAGHGGALALAGSLNLVREGWNGFNVVHTAAARMGGLMLGYAQPGGIADIVAAAPKLAFFLGADEVDFAGFANSFKVYVGHHGDRGAAHADVILPGASYAEKPGTYVNLEGRVQRGDRAVFPPGDAREDWSIFRALSDVLGRRLPFDSFDALRAAMASDVPALAQEGLVRYDWNPPALATVASGSVTYPIADFYLTNAICRASPTMQRCSAELVHGQDFAEAAE; translated from the coding sequence ATGCCCAAGCTAAAAGTCGATGGAATCGAAGTCGAGGTGCCGCAGGGCGCGACGGTGCTGCAGGCGTGCGAAGCCGCGGGCAAGGAAATCCCGCGCTTTTGCTATCACGAGCGGCTGAGCATCGCGGGCAATTGCCGGATGTGCCTGGTCGAGGTGAAGCCCGGGCCGCCCAAGCCACAGGCAAGCTGCGCGCTGCCCGCCGCCGACAACCAGGAAATCCGCACCGACAGCGCGATGGTGAAGGCCGCGCGCGAGGGCGTGATGGAATTCCTGCTGATCAATCATCCGCTTGATTGCCCGATCTGCGACCAGGGCGGCGAATGCGACCTGCAGGACCAGACGATGGCCTATGGGCGCGGCCATTCGCGCTACACCGAGCATAAGCGCGCGGTGACCGAGAAATATATGGGACCGATCGTCAAGACGGTGATGACGCGCTGCATCCAGTGCACGCGCTGCGTCCGCTTTGCCGAGGAAGTCGCGGGCGTCGAAGAGATCGGTGCGATTTATCGCGGCGAGAACATGCAGATTACCAGCTATCTCGAAAAGGCGGTGACGAGCGAATTGAGCGGCAATGTCGTCGATCTCTGCCCGGTCGGTGCGCTGACGTCGAAGCCCTATCAGTTCGAGGCGCGCCCTTGGGAGCTCAAGAAGACGCTGGCAATCGACGTGATGGACGCGGTCGGCACCAACATCCGCCTCGACAGCCGCGGTCGCCAGGTGCTGCGCGCGCTGCCGCGAATTAACGAGGACGTCAACGAAGAGTGGGCGCACGACAAGACCCGCCACGCGGTGGACGGTCTGGTGCGCCGCCGGCTCGACAAGCCCTATGTCCGGCGTGACGGCAAGCTGGTCGCGGTATCGTGGGACGAAGCCTTTGCGGCAATCGCGCAGGTTGCGGCGGGTGCCGGATCGAGCGTCGCGGCGATTGCCGGCGACTTGGTCGATTGCGAGACGATGTTCGCGGCCAAGAAGCTGGTCGAAGGCTTTGGTTCGTCGCTGCTCGAAGGGCGGCAGACGGGCATGGCGTATGACGTGACCTCGCTGGGCGCGGTCGCGTTCAACACCACGATCGCGGGCATCGAGGATGCCGACGCGATCCTGCTGGTGGGCAGCGACCTGCGCCACGAAGCGCCGCTGGTGAATACGCGGATCCGCAAGGCGATCAAGCGCGGCGCCAAGGTGTTCGCGATCGGCCCGCAGGTCGACCTGACCTATCGCGCCACGTGGCTTGGTGACGATCTGTCGCTGCTCGGCAACCTGCCCGAGGCGGTGACGCAGGCGTTCGGTGATGCCGCGCGTCCCGCCGTAATCGTCGGTCCGGGAGCGCTGAAGGCGGGGCATGGTGGCGCGCTGGCACTTGCTGGTTCGCTCAATCTGGTACGTGAAGGTTGGAACGGCTTCAACGTCGTCCATACCGCCGCGGCGCGGATGGGTGGGCTGATGCTCGGCTATGCGCAGCCGGGCGGAATCGCCGACATCGTCGCGGCGGCGCCGAAGCTGGCGTTCTTCCTAGGCGCCGACGAGGTCGATTTCGCGGGCTTCGCCAACAGCTTCAAAGTGTATGTCGGCCATCACGGCGACCGGGGCGCGGCGCATGCCGACGTGATCCTGCCGGGCGCAAGCTATGCCGAGAAGCCCGGGACCTATGTGAACCTCGAAGGACGAGTCCAGCGCGGCGACCGTGCGGTCTTCCCGCCGGGCGACGCGCGCGAGGATTGGTCGATCTTCCGCGCGCTGTCCGACGTGCTGGGGCGGCGGTTGCCGTTCGACAGCTTCGACGCGTTGCGCGCCGCGATGGCGAGCGACGTGCCTGCGTTGGCGCAGGAGGGGTTGGTCCGGTACGACTGGAACCCGCCGGCGTTGGCAACGGTGGCGTCGGGAAGCGTGACCTATCCGATCGCCGACTTCTACTTGACCAACGCGATCTGTCGCGCCAGCCCGACGATGCAGCGCTGCTCGGCCGAGCTGGTGCACGGGCAGGACTTTGCCGAGGCGGCGGAGTAA